CGGTCATCGACCTGGGCGTGGCCGGGTTCCGGGTGGACGCGGCCAAGCACGTGCAGGAGGCACACCTGGCCGACATCATCAACCGGCTGCGTGACGTACCCGGCTTCGGCGGTCGGCCCGACCTCTTCCACGAGGTGTACGGCGACGGGACGATCCCCTACACCGCGTACGCCCCGTACGGCGGAGTGACCAACTTCGACTACCAGCGCGCCGTCTCGTCGGCGTTCCGCGACGGCAACATCGCCCAGTTGGGCAACCTGCCCAACTACGGCGGGCTCACCGCGCAGCAGGCCGTGGTCTTCATCGACAACCACGACACCCAGCGGGAGAACCCGACGCTTACCTACAAGAACGGCGCCCGCTACTACCTGGCGGACACGTTCATGCTGGCCCACCCCTACGGCCGGCCCCAGCTGATGTCGAGTTACGCCTTCGGCTCCGTGCACGGGCAGGGCCCGCCCAGCACCTCAACCGGCAGCACCCTGGCCACCGACTGCGGCAACGGCGCGTGGATCTGCGAGCACCGCAACCCCGGCGTGGCCGGCATGCCGGGCTTCCGCAACGCGGTCGCCGGCACCGGCATCGGATCGGTCGTCACCGAGGGCAACGGCCGGCTGGCCTTCGCCCGGGGCAACCGGGGGTACGCGGCCTTCAACGCCACCGGCAGCACGTGGAGCCGCAGCTTCGACACCTCGCTGCCGGACGGCCGCTACTGCAACGTCGGCCGGGGCCGGTACGACCGCTCCACCGGGGCCTGCCCGGGCGGCGTGGTGACCGTCTCCGGCGGTGCCTTCACCGCGTCGATCCCCGCAGACCAGGCCGTCGCCCTGCACGTCGAGGCCCGCCTGGACGGCCCGGCGCCCACTCCCACGGCCACGCCGACCGCCGGGCCGACCGGCTCGCCGACGCCGACCCCGAGCCCGTCCAACCCGGCCGGGGCCACCCGGTTCACCGCGACCGTGACCACCACCCCCGGTCAGGAGGTGTACGTGGTCGGCTCGCTTCCGCAGCTCGGCTCCTGGAACCCGGCGAACGGGGTGCCGCTCTCCACCACGTCGGGCAGCTACCCGACCTGGACCGGGTCGGTGGACCTCCCGGCCGGCACCGCCTTCGAATGGAAGCTGGTGAAGGTCGGCAACGGCACGGTGCAGTGGGAGAACGATCCGAACCGTACCGGCACCGCCGGCACGGCCATCACCGCCAGCTGGAACCAACCTGCCGGCAACCCGCCGGGCGATGCGACTGTCTCCTTCCGGGCCACCGCCACCACCACCCTGGGCCAGCACCTCTACGTCGTCGGTGACCTGCCCGCGCTCGGTGGCTGGGATCCGGCCCGGGGCGTACGCCTCTCGCCCACCGGCTACCCGGTCTGGACCGGCGAGCTGAGCCTGCCGACCGGCACCGCGTTCTCCTACAAGTACGTCAAGCGCACCGACGCCGGCCAGGTGGTCTGGGAGTCGGGCGCAAACCGTACGGCCACCGCCACCGGACCGCTCACCCTGACCGACACCTGGCGCTGACCGACACCCTGGCACTGACCGACACCCTGGCACTGACCGGCACCCTGGCACTGACCGGCACCCTGGCACTGACCGGCACCCTGGCGCTGACGGCAGCATCGCGCGGCCCCTCCCGAGTTCGATCGGGAGGGGCCGCCCCCGTTGCGCGGGTCGGGTAGCTGTCGTGGCGTTAAAAGGGGGCCCCTGCTCTACACCAGGCGTTAATAAGGGGCCCTTCCTTTCACGGGGTTGCGCGGCGGATGATGAGCCAGCTGACGATGGCGAGCGGGATAGCGAGCAGTGCGGGATAGCCCACCAGCAGGGCCGCGCCGGACTGGTCGGCGAACCATTCGCCGATCGCCGGCCACCAGCCCCGCCAGGAGGCCAGCACCGCCGCACCGCCGAACACGACGAGCGACAGGGTGCCGAGCGTGAGCATGCCGTTGACACCCCACCGCTTGAACACCAACGCGATGGCCATGCCCAGGAAGCCGAGCAGCAGGAACGGGATCGCGAAGCCGAGGAACCGCAGTACCGGGTGCTCCACCAGCAGGAACGGCAGGCCGAAGAAGCGCAGTCCAATGCCCCAGCCGCCGGTCGCCTCCTCGGTGACGGCCAACAGGTAGAGCACAGCGGCGTAGCTGATCGCCTGTGCCCCGAACTGGAGGACGTTGCCGAGGTAGAAGCTGCGGCGCGAGACGCCCAGGCCGATCGCGAACGGGAAGTCCTGCGTGATTGTGGTGATGCAGGCGACGAGCATCACGATGTAGATGCTGAGCAGGCCACCGGTGGTCGGTTCGGCTTCGATGGGTTCGCGCATGGCGGTGAAGAGCGCCAGGTTGATGAAGAAGCTGAGGGCGAGGATCCCCCAGGGCCAGCCGACCACGAGGGGCCAGGCGACGAACTGGAGCCGGGCGACGGTCAGGGCTCGGTTCATCGGAGTGCCTCCTTGCTGGTCGCCCCGGCGGTGGCCGGCGCGGCGCCGTTGGTCGCGGTGGTCAGGCGGACGACGGTGTCCTGGAGCGAGGAGGCTTCCAGGGTGAGGCCGAGGGTGCGGGCGCGGTCGTGCTCGGCCGGGCCGAAGTCGCCGCGTACGGTGGCGCGGGCCGTTCCGCCGAGCAACATCCGGTGTAGTTCGGCACCGGTACGTGCGAACTCGTCCACCGCGGCGACCGGGCCGGACACGGTGAGTACCTGACCGCGCAGCGCCTCCGTCTCCGCATCCAGCAGCAGCCGACCCCGGTCGATCAGCAGCACGTGCTCGATCAGGTCGCTCACCTCGTCGATGAGGTGGGTGGAGAGCACGATCGTGCGGGGGTGCTCGGTGTAGTCGGCCAGCAGGCGGTCGTAGAAGATCTGCCGGGCGACGGCGTCCAGGCCGAGGTACGGCTCGTCGAAGAAGGTGAGCGGGGCCCGGGAGGCCAGCCCGATGATGATGCCGAGTGAGGAGAGCATGCCCCGGGACAGCTTGCTGACGGCGCGCCGCAGCGGCAGCCGGAAATCGTCGACCAACTGCTTGGCGAACTCGTCGTCCCAGCCCGGGTGGACCAGGCTGGCCGCGCGCAGCACGTAGTGCACGGCCATCGACGGGTACGTCTGGCTCTCCTTGATGAAGGAGATGCGGGACAGCACCGCCTCGTTCTCGTACGGGTGCTGCCCGAAGACCGTGACCTCGCCGGAGGTGGCGAAGTGCTGCGCGGTGAGGATCTGCATCAGGGTGGTCTTGCCGGCCCCGTTGCGGCCCAGCAGCCCGTAGATCCGGTTCTCGGTGAGCGAGAAACTGATCCCGTCCAGCGCGGTGACCTCCCGGTACCGCTTGGTCAGATTGCTGACGGTGACGACCGGGCTCATCGGGACCCCTCCCACGTGTCGATCATGTGTTTGAGTTCCGCCGGGTCGATGCCGAGCTTGCGCGCCTCGGTGAGCAGCGGTTGGACGTACTGCCGAGCGAAGTCGTCGCGACGCCGGCCGCGCAGCTTCGCGCGGGCGCCGGAGGAGACGAACATCCCGATTCCTCGTTTCTTGTAGAGCGTTCCGTCGTCGACCAGCTTGTTGACGCCCTTGGCTGCGGTGGCGGGGTTGATTCGGTGAAAGGCCGCCAACTCGTTCGTGGACGGCACCTGCGCCTCCTCGGCCAGCGTCCCGTCCAGGATCGAGTTCTCCAGCAGCTCCGCGATCTGGAGAAAGATCGGTCGCCCGTCCTCCATCACATCCACCACCGTGACTCGCCGCCCTGGTTGGCCGGTTCACTACTCATGTAACTAACCATGCAACCACGGTGCCTCTGCTGTCAAGCGAACGTGCCGCCCGGTCGCGGTGACCGGGCGGCACGTCAGCAGGTTGTGGTTGTGGTGTTAATAGGGGGCCCCTGCTCTACCCCAGGCGTTAGAAGGGGGCCCCTCCTTTCAGCCGGTAGGCGCGGATGATCGTCTGGTCGATCGTGTTGCCCTGCCGGTCGGCGACCGAGGTACGCAGCGACACGTAGCCGTTGCCCCGGGGATGCTGGACCGTCGCGGTCCAGTTCTTGCCGGCGGCCTTGACCTTGGCCGGCTGCCAGGTCCTGCCGTCGTCGTACGAGACCTGCACGGTGACCCGCTTCGGCGTGACCGACGCCCCTTCGTTGCCGATGACCCGCAGCGGGATGTCGAAGCGTCGGCCGGCGGGTGCCGCGGAGTTGCGGTCGAGCTTCGGGGCGTACCGCACCACCATCATCGGCAGCAGCGCCCAGTCTGCTCCGTCGGGTCGGGCGGAGCGGAACCGCCAGGTCAGCGCGACCTCGGTGGACAGCTCAGCGATGCTGCGCCGGGCCGAGGCCTCCAGCCGGTACGCCGCCGGCTGCGCCGGCACCTCGAAGATGCCGAAGCCGGCCTCCTGCGCGCCGGTCCATTCGTCGATCAGCTCGTCGCCCCGGTAGAGCGCGGTCCGCTCGGCGTCGGCAGTGGAGATGCCGCCGTGCCCGGCCGCGTCACCGTGCATCGGGATGTCCACCAGGATCACGTCCTCGATCCGGGCGGCGCTGCCGCTCGGGCTGCCGGTCCGCAGCAGGGTCGGCCCGATCGGTGCGCCGTTCCACACGTCCTGGTAGGACCGGCCGGCCCGGTACCGCTGGGCCTCGCCGAAGAGCACCTTCCGGAACTCCCCGTACTCCTCGTCCTCGGCGCGCTGCTCGAAGTAGAGGCTGCCGGCCCAGGCGACTCCCTTGGTGCTGTGGTACTCGGTCCACCTGTCGCTCACCGGCACCGGCATGCCGAAGGTCGACCCGTACACGCCGTCGAACGCCGCGGACATGTCCCGATCGACGTGGTTGCCGACCCGCTCGCCGCGCAACTCGTGCCGCACGGTGGCCAGCTCCGAACGCCGGACGTCCTTGCGGTACCCGGTGGGCAGCCGACCCGGGAATCCCTCACCCAGGTGATAGAGGTGCGGGCCGCCCGCGCCGCCGGGCCGCACCCACTGGTGCGCCACCATGCTGCTGAGGTGGTCCGCGTTCTTCTGGCTACCGAGCTGGGCCGAGTGGATGGTGGTGAAGTCCTCGGCCATGACGCCGATCAGCCCGTACGCCCCGTCGGACAACTCGACCACCATCGCCATCTGGACCAGGGCCAGCCGGGCGGCGCGGTCCGGCACGGTGGCCCTGATCGGCTTGGCCTTGCGGGCGTCCAGGCTGACCGTGGCGTCCCGGGTCAGGTTGAGCTCGGGTTGGGCCAGCAGACTGCTGCGCACCTGGTCGTCGTACTCGTCGATGACGCTTGTCACGGCGTACCGGCCGGTGGGGACCCGGACGGTGACGGCGCCGTCGACCGCGCTGTAGACGACCTCCACGGTCGGTACGTCGATGCCGCTGATCAGGGTGAAGAAGGCGTCGGCCGGCCCACCTGTGGAGTCCAGGTGGTTGACGGTCAGGTTGTAGCTCTCCACCTCGCGGTGCACCCCGACCGGAACGACCGTGCGGACCTGGCCGGCGGTGGCGACCAGGTGCCCGCTGTAGTAGCCGTCCGCCCCGTCGACGCTGGTGTCGACGGTGGCCGCCACCTCGGCGGTGCCGCCCGCCGGCACGGTGACCTGGGACGCGGCGGTGCGGAACATGCCCTCCGGCGCCGGCTTGCCGTCCGGGCCGGTGACCTGCCAGGCCAGGTCGAGAGTGAGCGCCTCGGTCCCGTCGTTGCGGTACGTCACGGTCCGGGTGATCGGCTCGTCGTCCTGGTGCGGCCAGAGCGTGCGGCCGTACGACACGCTCGGCGGATCGGCGGTCACCGGCTGGCCGATGGCCCGCGCCACGTCGACCAGGCCGGCCCCCTGCTGGTACGCGGTGTCACCCGGCCGCGGGTTGGCCGAGCCCATCAGGGCGGCCTTGAGCCGGGTCGCGTCCCACTCGGGGTGCTGCTGGGCGAGCAGCGCCGCCGCCCCCGCGACGTGCGGGGCGGCCATCGAGGTACCGGACTCGGCGACGTAGTGGTCGCCGACCGGGATGCCCATCACGCCCTCGGCCGCCTTCGCCGCGACGATCCCGACCCCGGGCGCGGTGATGTCGGGCTTCACCGCGTCGTCACCGACACGCGCGCCCCGGCTGGAGAAGTCGGCGAGGGAACCGTCCCGGTCGACCGCCCCGACGGTAAGCGCCGCGTCCGCGCTGCCCGGCGAACCGACCGTACGATCGGTCGGCCCCTCGTTGCCGGCGGAGATCACGAAGAGCGCCCCGGTCTGTGCGGTGAGCGTGTTCACCGCCTCCTCGAACGGGTCGACCTCCGGCCCGTCCGAGCCGCCCAGGCTCATGTTGATGACGTCGGCCTGCTTGTCCACGGCGGCCCAGTGCATCGCCTCGATGATCGCCGAGTCGTCGCACCAGTACTCGCAGACCTTCGCGGAGACCAACGTGGCGTCCGGGGCGACCCCCCGGTACCGCCCGTCCGAGGCGGCACCGCTGCCGGCAATCGTCGACGCCACGTGCGTGCCGTGCCCGAACCGGTCCACCGCGTCGGTCTCCGGCAGGAAGCTGACCGCCTCGGTCACCACGTCGGCCAGGTCGGGATGGGTCAGATCGACACCACTGTCGATGACCGCCACGGTCACCCCGGCGCCGGTGAACCCGGCCTCGTACGCCGCAGGTGCCCCGATCTGCTGCACGCCCCGGTCCACCGCCGGCCGACGCTTGCCGTCGAGCCAGATCCGCTCGATCCCGGCGATCTCACCGGCGTCGGCCGCCCGATCGGCGGTCAGCTCCGTCCAGACCTCGGCCAGGTCGTCCTTTGCCGCGCTGACCGCCGCGCCCTCGATGGCCGGAAGTTCACGGTCGACGCGGATCTCGTCACCGGGCAGCGACGAACCACCCCGCCGGGCGGCTGCCCCGTCCGGGTACGCCACGATCATCGGCAGGCGCTCGCGGGCCGCGTCGTGGTAGCCGTACTCGATCAGCTTGTTGACGTTGAACAGCCGGCGGTCCAGCACGCCGGAGCCGATCAGCGGTACCGCGTCCGCGGGAATGACGTGCAGCTCACCGCCGATCTCGTGGGTGGTGAACCGGATGCTCGCGCGGTCCTTCGCCGGGCGGATCGTCACCCGGTCGGCCCGGCCGACCGTGACCCGGTCCCCGGTGATCAGTGTGACCGTGGCCGGTTGGTCGAGGGCCCCCGCCGCCGGCACGGCGCCTCGACCCGGCCCGCTGCCCCGCCCCGGCTCGCCGCCCCCACCGGGTGCGGCCCAGCCGGGTTGCCCCAGCCCCAGGACGAGAGCGGCGGCCAGCCCGGCCGCACCGACCCGTTTGTGTCTCCTCACCAAGACCTCCCCATCGAAGGATCGAGAACTACGAACATTCTCCAGAGCAGAGATAAGGATCCTGTTAGGACGATCTAGCGAACTCTGACAGATATCGGTCTGCTAGCTCGCCACGCCGGATGTCACGGCAGGTGCTTGCCCTCGGGCCGACCGTTGGCGAGCATGACCCCTCAGGAGGGCGGCGCGTGAAGTACCTGATGTTGATTTACGGCAACGAAGAGATCTGGGGCAGCCTCCCGGAAGACGAGCTGGCCACCTTGATCGGCAACGTGGACGCCTTCAACGAGGCGCTGCGCGCCTCAGGTGAGTTGGTGGACTCGCAGGGGTTGCAGACCCGACCCCGGGCAGTGCGCATCGTCGAGGGCGCGCCGGTCGTCACCGACGGGCCGTACCTGGAGGCCAAGGAGTACGTCGGCTCGTACTTCGTGGTCGACGTGGCAAGTGAGCAGCGGGCGATGGAGATCGCCCGGTCGTACCCGGGGCTGCGGTTCGCCGCCGGGGCCGGTGGCGGTCTGGAGGTCTGGCCCCTGATGACCCGGGACGAGCGCTGAGCCTCGACGAGGCCGACGTCGATCTGCTGCGCCGACTCGCCCCGCAGGTGCTCGGTGCCCTGGTGCGTCGGCACGGTGACTTCGCCCGGGCCGAGGACGCGGTGCAGGACGCCCTGGTGGCCGCCGTCGAGCAGTGGCCCCGGACGGGCGTACCGGAGCATCCGGCGAGCTGGCTGCACACCGTGGCCAGCCGCCGCTACATCGACCAGGTACGCGCCGAGGCCGCCCGGATCCGCCGCGAGCGTACGGCGCACGACGCCACCCCGCGGGACGCGCTTGTCGCGCCGCCGCCCGACGTCGAGGCACCCCGCGACGACCTGCTGGAACTGTTCCTGCTCTGCTGCCATCCGGCGCTGCCCGCGTCGGCACAACTGGCCCTCACCCTGCGCGCGGTGGGCGGGCTGACCACCGCCGAGGTCGCGGCGGCCTTCCTGGTGCCGGAGAAGACCATGGGGCAGCGGATCTCCCGGGCCAAGCAGCGGCTCCGGGAGGCCGGCGCCCGGTTCGCGCCGGCACCGGCGACGGAGCGGGGCGCACGGCTGGCGGTGGTCCGCCAGGTGCTGTACCTGATGTTCAACGAGGGCTACACCGCGAGCAGCGGCCCGGCACTACTCCGGCCCGACCTGACCCGGCAGGCGTTGCGACTGGCTCGCCGGCTGCACGAGCGGTTACCCGACGACGGGGAGACCGCGGGCCTGCTGGCGCTGATGCTGCTGACCGAGGCGCGGGCCACCACCCGGGTCGGCCCGGGCGGCGAGCTGGTTCCGCTGGCCGACCAGGACCGCCGACGGTGGGACCGGGCGGCCATCGTCGAGGGCTGTGCGCTGCTGACCCGAAGCCTGTCCACCTCGCCGCCGGGTCCGTACCAGGTCCAGGCCGCCATCGCGGCGGTGCACGCCGAGGCACCGAGCACGGCGGCGACCGACTGGCCGCAGGTGCTGGCCCTCTACGAGCTGCTGGAGCGGCTGGCCCCCAATCCGGTGGCCACGCTGAACCGGGCGGTGGCGGTCGGCATGGTGCACGGCCCCGCCGCCGGGCTGGACCTGCTGGCCGAACTGGAGTCGGGGTTGCTCGCCGGACACCACCGGCGGCACGCCGTCCGCGCCCACCTGTTGGAGCTGGCCGGTGACCGGGCTGCCGCCGTCGTGGCCTGGCGGCAGGCGGCGGAACTCGCCGGCAGCGAGCCCGAGCGGCGGTACCTGCTGGGCCGAGCCGCCGCAGCACAGTGATCTGGATCACGTCGAAGGCTGGTAGAAGTGACGAGCACGGCTCCGATCCATCGGTGAGCAGGCCCCGAGTTGGGCGCCGCCGAACCGAGAGGAACGAACGTGACAAAGGTGACCGCGCAGCTGTCGGTTTCGCTTGACGGTTTCTACGCCGGCCCACGGCACGACGGCAACGGCGACTGGATAACGTCCGCGGAGAGCCACGGCTTCTACCGGGTGACCCGCTGGGCCACCGAGGCGATGGCCTGGCGGGAACGGCAGGGCATCACCGGCGGCCGGCGCGACGTCAACTCCGAGATCATCGCGGAGTCGTTCGGCGCGGCCGGTGCGTACGTGATGGGCCGCCGGATGGCCGACGGCGGTGAGGTGCCCTGGGGCGACGAACCCCCGTTCCGCGCCCCGGTCTTCGTGGTGACCCACCGGCCCCGCGAGCGGGTGGTACGCCAGGGCGGCACCAGCTTCACCTACGTCACCGACGGGGTGGCGAGCGCGGTGGCGCAGGCCCGGGCCGCGGCGGGCGGCAAGGACGTGGCGGTGGCCGGCGGCGGCAGCCTGGTCCGGCAGGTGCTGCGCGCCGGCCTGCTCGACGAGTTGGAACTGCACGTGGCGCCGGTCGTGCTGGGCACCGGCATGCGCCTGCTCGACGCCGACCTCGGCCTGGACGAGTTCGAGGCGATCGAACTGACGCCCACCCGCGTCGTGCCCGACCCCCAGGTCACCCACATCCGGTACGCCGTAACCGGCCGCGCCCCCCTCACCCTCGACTCCCGTGGGAGGTAAGGAAGGGCCCCCTATTAACGCCTCAGGTAGTAGAAGGGCCCCTTTTTAACACTTCTCGCGGGGCCCGGCGGAGTCGCTGGCGTCGGTACGGGACAACGCAAGCGGGCGCCCAGTCCTAGAGTGACGGCAACTTTCGATCTAGGAGGGCGCGGTGTCCGAGCCGCCACCCGTCGGGAATTCCTCGCGCGCCGAAGAAGCCGACGTGCCTGTACCCACCGATGCCAGGACGGTAGATCCGGCGGGGGCGGCACCCCAGCTACTGGTCGTGCCGCCCACCGCGGGACTGTCGCCAATCGTCTGGCCCGGTCCGGCCGACCAGCCCGCCTGGGCCATTCCGGTGACCGTCCCGCCCGGCACCAGGGGTTACGCCATCTTCCTCCCCCTGGTGGCGACCGCCGAGGAGCCGATTGCCGGGGCGGCCGGCACGAAACCGGCGGCAGCGCCAGTTGGCACAGAGCACGCAACGCCAGCCGGCACAGAGCACGCAACGCCAGCCGGCACAGAGCAGGCAACGCCAGCCGCGGTGAAGCAGGCGGCGCCAGTTGGCCAGGGCACACCGGCAGAGCCGGCAGCGCCAGCCGGTGCGGAGCCGGAAGCGCCAGCCCACGAGGCAACGCGAACCGATGCAGAGCTGGCCGGTGACCGGACGCCGGCAGTGCCAGCCGGTGCAGGGCCGGCAACGCCAGCCCACGACGGGACGCCGGCAGCACCGGCCGCCCGTGGCACCACGGGCGAGACAACAGCGGCGGTGGGTGCGGCGGCGGCAGCGCGGGCCGGACAGGGCACGCCGGCAGTGCCGGTCGCGGTGCAGGCGTCCGGCACGCCCCGGGTGGAAGCTGCGCCACCGGCGGTGGTCGGCGGGCTCGGGCCCGCACCGGTGCCGGGCAACCATGGCCCGCAGCCGGCACTGCCCGCCTACCAGATGGCCCGCTCACCGTACGACTTTCGGCGGCAACCTCTGCCGCCGTCGTTCCTACAGCGGGCGTGGCCCGGGCCCGCGCCGGCCGGTGACCGGTCCAGCGTCCTGGCCGTGCTGGCCGGCGCGCTCGGCGTGGCGGCGCTCGTGCCGCTCGGTCGTACCGGCATCGGTTGGTTTCTCGGCTGGCTGGTGCTCACCGCCAGCGTCACCGTGGCGGTGTGGCGGCACACCGAACGGATGCCCCGCGCGGAGCGCTGGGTCCGGGCCGGCTGGGCGGGTGCGGCGCTGGCGCTGCTCGCGGTGCTCGGCTTCCGCAACGCCTGGTGGCTGGTGACGTTCTGCGTGCTCGGGGCGCTGGGCTGCGCGGCGCTGGCGATCGTCGACGGTCGTCGGCTCAGATCGATCCTGTTCAGCCTGGCCGCCGCACCGATCGCAGCGGTACGCGGCCTGCCCTGGGTGCGTACCCAGGTCCGGGCGCCCGGCAGTCCCGGTAGCGTGCGCCGCGTCGTCGGGTCGGTGGCCGCCACCGTGGTCGTGCTGCTGGTCTTCGGCCCGCTGCTCTCCTCGGCCGACGCCGCCTTCTCCCAGGTGCTCGGTGCCGTCATTCCGGAGATCAGCATCGGTGGCGTGTTCCGATGGCTGTTCCTCGCGGCCATGGGCGGCCTGATCGCGGTGGCGGCCGTCTACACGATCGCCGCGCCGCCCGATTTGTCCATGGTGGACCGACCCAGCAGCCGCCGGGTCGGCCTGCTCGAATGGGCACCGCCGATCGCCGCCCTGACCGCCCTGTTCGGCGGCTTCGTCGCGGTGCAGTTCACCGTGCTCTTCGGCGGGCAGCGGCACGTGCTGGAGACCACCGGTCTCAGCTACGCCGAGTACGCCCGCAGCGGCTTCTGGCAACTGGTCGTCGTCACCCTGCTGACCCTGGCGGTGCTCGGCGCGGTGACCCGGTGGGCCCGCCGGGACCGGCGCGTCGACCGGGTGCTGCTGCGGGTCATGCTCGGCCTGCTCAGCGCGCTGACCGTGGTCATCGTGGTGTCGGCACTGTCCCGGATGTACACGTACCAGAAGGTGTACAGCTTCACCGGTGAGCGGATCTTCGTGATGGCGTTCGAGCTGCTGCTCGGTGCGATCTTCCTGATGATCCTGGTGGCCGGCATCCGCTGGCGCGGCGGTTGGATTCCGCGACTGGCGGCGGCGCTGGGGGTGGTGATGCTGCTCGGGCTGGCGGTGCTCAATCCCGAGGACTACGCGGCCCGCCGCAACGTCGCCCGGTACGAGCAGACCGGCCGGATCGACGCCTGGTACCTACGCGCGCTCTCCGCCGACGCCACGCCCGCCCTGGCCGCCCTGCCCGATCCGGTACGCCGCTGCACGCTTAGTTGGATCGCCGACGACCTGGCCGAACCGGACCCGTGGTACGCCTGGAACCGGGGCCGCGACCGGGCCCGGGCGGTGCTCGATCGGCTGGGGCCCGAGGCCATCGGCAACCAGCGCGACTGCCGCCGCGCCGACCAGTTCGACCTGCCGAAGACCCGGTCACCGCGCTGACCGACCCGGTGTTCAAGCCCGGCGCGACTCAGGAGTTGGCCAGGAACTCCAGGACCTGGGGCCAGCCGTCGCGCCGGGCTGCGGCGTCGCCCGGCCGGGTGCCGCCGAGCGACAGGTCACCGGTGGACGTCCGGTACACCGTCGTCGCCGGCAGGTACGGGAAGGTGCCGACCCGGTGGCCCGAGTCCGGATAGAACAACGCGCGGTGCGGGGACCCGCCGAGGGCGTGTATCAACTCGGCGGTGAACCAGGCCGCCGGCCAGACCTCGTCGTCCTCACCGGTGACGGCCAGCACCGGCCCGTCGATCCGGTCGAGCGGGACCGGGCCGAGCGGGACCGGGCGGCCGTCAAGG
This DNA window, taken from Micromonospora sp. FIMYZ51, encodes the following:
- a CDS encoding dihydrofolate reductase family protein — its product is MTKVTAQLSVSLDGFYAGPRHDGNGDWITSAESHGFYRVTRWATEAMAWRERQGITGGRRDVNSEIIAESFGAAGAYVMGRRMADGGEVPWGDEPPFRAPVFVVTHRPRERVVRQGGTSFTYVTDGVASAVAQARAAAGGKDVAVAGGGSLVRQVLRAGLLDELELHVAPVVLGTGMRLLDADLGLDEFEAIELTPTRVVPDPQVTHIRYAVTGRAPLTLDSRGR
- a CDS encoding sigma-70 family RNA polymerase sigma factor; this translates as MSLDEADVDLLRRLAPQVLGALVRRHGDFARAEDAVQDALVAAVEQWPRTGVPEHPASWLHTVASRRYIDQVRAEAARIRRERTAHDATPRDALVAPPPDVEAPRDDLLELFLLCCHPALPASAQLALTLRAVGGLTTAEVAAAFLVPEKTMGQRISRAKQRLREAGARFAPAPATERGARLAVVRQVLYLMFNEGYTASSGPALLRPDLTRQALRLARRLHERLPDDGETAGLLALMLLTEARATTRVGPGGELVPLADQDRRRWDRAAIVEGCALLTRSLSTSPPGPYQVQAAIAAVHAEAPSTAATDWPQVLALYELLERLAPNPVATLNRAVAVGMVHGPAAGLDLLAELESGLLAGHHRRHAVRAHLLELAGDRAAAVVAWRQAAELAGSEPERRYLLGRAAAAQ
- a CDS encoding DUF4173 domain-containing protein, which gives rise to MGAAAAARAGQGTPAVPVAVQASGTPRVEAAPPAVVGGLGPAPVPGNHGPQPALPAYQMARSPYDFRRQPLPPSFLQRAWPGPAPAGDRSSVLAVLAGALGVAALVPLGRTGIGWFLGWLVLTASVTVAVWRHTERMPRAERWVRAGWAGAALALLAVLGFRNAWWLVTFCVLGALGCAALAIVDGRRLRSILFSLAAAPIAAVRGLPWVRTQVRAPGSPGSVRRVVGSVAATVVVLLVFGPLLSSADAAFSQVLGAVIPEISIGGVFRWLFLAAMGGLIAVAAVYTIAAPPDLSMVDRPSSRRVGLLEWAPPIAALTALFGGFVAVQFTVLFGGQRHVLETTGLSYAEYARSGFWQLVVVTLLTLAVLGAVTRWARRDRRVDRVLLRVMLGLLSALTVVIVVSALSRMYTYQKVYSFTGERIFVMAFELLLGAIFLMILVAGIRWRGGWIPRLAAALGVVMLLGLAVLNPEDYAARRNVARYEQTGRIDAWYLRALSADATPALAALPDPVRRCTLSWIADDLAEPDPWYAWNRGRDRARAVLDRLGPEAIGNQRDCRRADQFDLPKTRSPR